One Mangifera indica cultivar Alphonso chromosome 4, CATAS_Mindica_2.1, whole genome shotgun sequence genomic region harbors:
- the LOC123213622 gene encoding SUMO-activating enzyme subunit 2 isoform X2, translating to MATEGHLSAIKGAKVLMVGAGGIGCELLKTLALSGFQDIHIIDMDTIEVSNLNRQFLFRQSHVGQSKAKVARDAVLNFRPGMTITPHHANVKDPEFNVEFFKQFNVVLNGLDNLDARRHVNRLCLAADVPLVESGTTGFLGQVTVHVKGKTECYECQPKPSPKTYPVCTITSTPSKFVHCIVWAKDLLFAKLFGDKNQGNDLNVRSNDATDSSEQAEDVFERRKDEDIGQYGRRIYDHVFGSNIELALSNEDTWKNRNRPRPIYSKDFLLEELNHQNGNVDKSCITDTLASVSAMASLGLKNPQDKWSLLESSRVFLEALKLFFLKREKEIGNLSFDKDDQLAVEFVTAAANIRAASFGIPLHSLFEAKGIAGNIVHAVATTNAIIAGLIVIEAIKVLQKDTDTYRMTYCLEHVTKKMLLMPVEPYEPNKSCYVCSETPLLLEINTHRSKLRDFVEKIVKAKLGMNFPLIMHGSNLLYEVGDDLDEDMVANYAANLEKVLSELPSPVDCGTILTVEDLQQELNCSINIKHRLLHNFHSFRGWEGVHSFTNLR from the exons ATGGCTACAGAGGGACATTTATCTGCTATAAAG ggCGCCAAAGTGCTCATGGTTGGAGCTGGTGGTATCGGCTGCGAGCTGCTTAAGACTCTCGCTCTCTCCGGCTTTCAAGATATTCATATT ATTGACATGGATACCATTGAAGTCAGTAACCTGAACAGGCAATTTTTATTTCGTCAATCACATGTTGGCCAGTCGAAGGCCAAG GTTGCTCGGGATGCTGTCTTAAATTTTAGGCCTGGTATGACCATTACACCACATCATGCCAATGTTAAGGATCCTGAGTTCAATGTTGAAttcttcaagcaatttaacGTTGTTCTGAATGGCCTTGACAATCTAGATGCAAGGCGGCATGTTAATCGCCTTTGCTTGGCAGCTGATGTTCCTTTAGTTGAAAGTGGGACTACAGGCTTCCTGGGACAG GTCACAGTGCATGTAAAAGGGAAAACTGAATGTTATGAATGTCAGCCCAAACCTTCCCCGAAAACCTATCCTGTCTGTACAATAACAAGCACTCCATCAAAG TTTGTTCACTGTATCGTATGGGCTAAAGACCTGCTTTTTGCCAAGTTGTTTGGAGACAAGAATCAGGGAAATGATTTAAATGTGCGCTCCAATGATGCTACTGACTCATCAGAACAAGCAGAAGATGTATTTGAACGAAGAAAGGATGAAGATATTGGCCAATATGGAAGAAGAATATATGACCATGTGTTTGGTTCTAACATTGAATTAGCATTGTCTAATGAAGACACTTGGAAAAATAGGAATAGACCAAGGCCTATATATAGTAAGGATTTCCTGTTAGAAGAACTGAATCATCAGAATGGAAATGTGGATAAAAGTTGCATAACTGATACTCTTGCATCTGTGTCTGCCATGGCATCTTTGGGTCTGAAGAATCCACAGGATAAATGGTCCCTTCTGGAAAGTTCAAGAGTTTTCCTTGAGGCTTTGAAACTATTTtttctgaagagagaaaag GAGATTGGAAACCTGAGTTTTGATAAAGATGATCAGTTAGCAGTAGAGTTTGTTACAGCTGCCGCAAATATTCGGGCTGCTTCTTTTGGAATTCCTTTACATAGCCTTTTTGAAGCCAAAGGCATTGCTGGTAATATTGTGCATGCTGTTGCAACAACAAATGCTATTATAGCTGGGTTAATTGTAATTGAAGCAATCAAGGTGCTACAGAAGGATACTGATACCTATAG GATGACATATTGTCTTGAACATGTTACCAAAAAGATGCTCCTAATGCCAGTGGAACCTTATGAGCCAAACAAGTCCTGCTATGTTTGCTCAGAG ACACCACTGTTGCTTGAGATTAATACTCATCGCTCAAAGCTGCGGGATTTTGTGGAAAAGATTGTTAAGGCCAAGCTAGGCATGAACTTTCCTTTGATTATGCATGGTTCAAACCTTCTTTATGAAGTTGGTGATGATCTTGATGAAGATATGGTAGCAAATTATGCTGCCAACCTTGAGAAG GTGCTGTCTGAGCTTCCTTCTCCAGTTGATTGTGGGACTATTCTCACTGTAGAGGATCTTCAACAGGAGTTGAATTGCAGTATCAATATCAAACATAG ACTGCTGCACAATTTCCACTCATTTCGGGGATGGGAGGGTGTTCATTCCTTTACAAATCTg AGatga
- the LOC123213622 gene encoding SUMO-activating enzyme subunit 2 isoform X1 — MATEGHLSAIKGAKVLMVGAGGIGCELLKTLALSGFQDIHIIDMDTIEVSNLNRQFLFRQSHVGQSKAKVARDAVLNFRPGMTITPHHANVKDPEFNVEFFKQFNVVLNGLDNLDARRHVNRLCLAADVPLVESGTTGFLGQVTVHVKGKTECYECQPKPSPKTYPVCTITSTPSKFVHCIVWAKDLLFAKLFGDKNQGNDLNVRSNDATDSSEQAEDVFERRKDEDIGQYGRRIYDHVFGSNIELALSNEDTWKNRNRPRPIYSKDFLLEELNHQNGNVDKSCITDTLASVSAMASLGLKNPQDKWSLLESSRVFLEALKLFFLKREKEIGNLSFDKDDQLAVEFVTAAANIRAASFGIPLHSLFEAKGIAGNIVHAVATTNAIIAGLIVIEAIKVLQKDTDTYRMTYCLEHVTKKMLLMPVEPYEPNKSCYVCSETPLLLEINTHRSKLRDFVEKIVKAKLGMNFPLIMHGSNLLYEVGDDLDEDMVANYAANLEKVLSELPSPVDCGTILTVEDLQQELNCSINIKHRDEFDEEKEPDGMVLSGWTQAPAVVENSGSTSNVPQAEVVEAEKDTEVEEISEPSGKKRKLTEVDIPNAVDGTGNHKEVKELDDDDDDDDLVMLEYLDSVANKKKRLH, encoded by the exons ATGGCTACAGAGGGACATTTATCTGCTATAAAG ggCGCCAAAGTGCTCATGGTTGGAGCTGGTGGTATCGGCTGCGAGCTGCTTAAGACTCTCGCTCTCTCCGGCTTTCAAGATATTCATATT ATTGACATGGATACCATTGAAGTCAGTAACCTGAACAGGCAATTTTTATTTCGTCAATCACATGTTGGCCAGTCGAAGGCCAAG GTTGCTCGGGATGCTGTCTTAAATTTTAGGCCTGGTATGACCATTACACCACATCATGCCAATGTTAAGGATCCTGAGTTCAATGTTGAAttcttcaagcaatttaacGTTGTTCTGAATGGCCTTGACAATCTAGATGCAAGGCGGCATGTTAATCGCCTTTGCTTGGCAGCTGATGTTCCTTTAGTTGAAAGTGGGACTACAGGCTTCCTGGGACAG GTCACAGTGCATGTAAAAGGGAAAACTGAATGTTATGAATGTCAGCCCAAACCTTCCCCGAAAACCTATCCTGTCTGTACAATAACAAGCACTCCATCAAAG TTTGTTCACTGTATCGTATGGGCTAAAGACCTGCTTTTTGCCAAGTTGTTTGGAGACAAGAATCAGGGAAATGATTTAAATGTGCGCTCCAATGATGCTACTGACTCATCAGAACAAGCAGAAGATGTATTTGAACGAAGAAAGGATGAAGATATTGGCCAATATGGAAGAAGAATATATGACCATGTGTTTGGTTCTAACATTGAATTAGCATTGTCTAATGAAGACACTTGGAAAAATAGGAATAGACCAAGGCCTATATATAGTAAGGATTTCCTGTTAGAAGAACTGAATCATCAGAATGGAAATGTGGATAAAAGTTGCATAACTGATACTCTTGCATCTGTGTCTGCCATGGCATCTTTGGGTCTGAAGAATCCACAGGATAAATGGTCCCTTCTGGAAAGTTCAAGAGTTTTCCTTGAGGCTTTGAAACTATTTtttctgaagagagaaaag GAGATTGGAAACCTGAGTTTTGATAAAGATGATCAGTTAGCAGTAGAGTTTGTTACAGCTGCCGCAAATATTCGGGCTGCTTCTTTTGGAATTCCTTTACATAGCCTTTTTGAAGCCAAAGGCATTGCTGGTAATATTGTGCATGCTGTTGCAACAACAAATGCTATTATAGCTGGGTTAATTGTAATTGAAGCAATCAAGGTGCTACAGAAGGATACTGATACCTATAG GATGACATATTGTCTTGAACATGTTACCAAAAAGATGCTCCTAATGCCAGTGGAACCTTATGAGCCAAACAAGTCCTGCTATGTTTGCTCAGAG ACACCACTGTTGCTTGAGATTAATACTCATCGCTCAAAGCTGCGGGATTTTGTGGAAAAGATTGTTAAGGCCAAGCTAGGCATGAACTTTCCTTTGATTATGCATGGTTCAAACCTTCTTTATGAAGTTGGTGATGATCTTGATGAAGATATGGTAGCAAATTATGCTGCCAACCTTGAGAAG GTGCTGTCTGAGCTTCCTTCTCCAGTTGATTGTGGGACTATTCTCACTGTAGAGGATCTTCAACAGGAGTTGAATTGCAGTATCAATATCAAACATAG AGatgaatttgatgaagaaaagGAGCCTGATGGAATGGTTCTATCTGGATGGACACAAGCTCCTGCAGTGGTTGAAAACAGTGGAAGCACATCAAATGTGCCACAAGCTGAAGTTGTGGAGGCTGAAAAGGATACCGAGGTGGAAGAAATTTCAGAACCCTCTGGCAAGAAACGTAAGTTAACAGAAGTGGATATTCCAAATGCTGTTGACGGCACTGGAAATCACAAGGAGGTGAAAGagcttgatgatgatgatgatgacgacgATCTGGTGATGCTTGAATATTTGGATTCAGTCgccaacaagaagaaaagattACATTAG
- the LOC123213623 gene encoding probable receptor-like protein kinase At4g39110, translating to MSSSLMAILLVLVFAFFSCPFTAFSASSDFTPKDNFLIDCGGKSSSALPDGRTFKTDKESSQFLQAKEDIQVSDESANVPLPIYKTARVFKQEATYTFDLAEKGWHWIRLHFFAMSVKDHDLTKASFSVQTEKYVLLHNFKLENNNKVVLKEYLLSGTDPTLSLKFIPMENSVAFINAIEVVSAPDDLISDEGSNLFPINNYAGLTKFSYQCVHRLNMGGPLITQQNDTLGRTWVPDSPYLKDKALAKSVSVGSDSIKYPELVTPLIAPVAVYSSAAEMGESATTQPNFNVTWNFDVDTSFNYLLRMHFCDIISKSMDDLYFNVYINGKTAISGLDLSTLTKALATPYYKDIVVNSSLMSNGLSIQIGPMNQNTGTRNAILNGLEIMKMSNSVDSLDGEFGVDGSTTGSSHRGTVAAVGFAMMFGAFVGLGAMMIKWHKRPKDWQKRNSFSSWLLPLHTGDTSFMTSKTSTRNGLNSTLGLGRYFSLAELQEATNNFDKSAVIGVGGFGNVYLGVIDDGTKVAVKRGNPQSEQGITEFETEIQMLSKLRHRHLVSLIGYCDENSEMILVYEYMSNGPFRDHLYGKNLPPLSWKQRLEICIGAARGLHYLHTGTAQGIIHRDVKTTNILLDDQFVAKVADFGLSKDAPMGQGHVSTAVKGSFGYLDPEYFRRQQLTEKSDVYSFGVVLFEVLCARPAINPALPREQVNLADWAMQWKRKGLLEKVIDPHLLGTINPESMKKFAEAAEKCLADYGVDRPTMGDVLWNLEYALQLQEAFTKGKSEDDESTSVSTAHTSVSDNHPVTQPEENTGPAQVRAIDDHSGTAMFAQFSELNGR from the coding sequence ATGTCTTCTTCATTGATGGCTATCCTCCTGGttcttgtttttgcttttttctCCTGCCCCTTTACCGCCTTTTCAGCCTCCTCTGACTTCACTCCCAAAGACAATTTCCTCATTGATTGTGGAGGCAAGTCCTCTTCTGCTCTTCCTGATGGAAGAACATTCAAAACTGATAAGGAATCCTCTCAATTCTTGCAAGCTAAAGAAGACATTCAAGTTTCAGACGAATCAGCTAATGTTCCTTTGCCTATATATAAAACTGCTAGAGTTTTTAAACAAGAAGCAACTTACACTTTTGATTTGGCAGAGAAAGGATGGCATTGGATACGTCTCCATTTCTTTGCAATGTCTGTTAAGGACCATGACTTGACGAAAGCTTCATTCTCTGTTCAAACAGAAAAGTATGTTCTCCTTCACAATTTCAAACtcgaaaataataataaagttgtCCTCAAGGAGTACTTGCTCAGTGGGACAGACCCTACATTGTCTCTCAAGTTTATACCAATGGAGAATTCAGTGGCTTTTATTAATGCCATTGAGGTTGTTTCTGCTCCAGATGACTTGATCAGTGATGAAGGCTCCAATCTTTTCCCCATTAATAATTATGCTGGTTTGACCAAATTTTCATACCAATGTGTACACAGACTCAACATGGGGGGACCTTTGATCACACAACAGAATGACACACTTGGTAGGACTTGGGTGCCTGATAGTCCATATCTTAAGGATAAAGCCTTGGCTAAGAGTGTCTCTGTTGGTTCTGATAGCATCAAATATCCTGAACTTGTCACACCATTGATTGCACCAGTTGCAGTGTATTCTTCTGCTGCTGAAATGGGAGAGTCAGCCACAACTCAACCAAATTTCAATGTCACATGGAACTTTGATGTCGACACATCGTTTAACTATCTGCTTCGGATGCATTTTTGTGACATTATAAGCAAATCCATGGATGATCTGTATTTCAATGTATACATTAATGGGAAAACTGCAATATCTGGGTTGGATTTGTCTACTCTCACAAAGGCTCTGGCCACTCCATACTATAAAGATATTGTAGTAAATTCCTCACTTATGTCCAATGGACTCAGCATTCAAATTGGTCCAATGAATCAGAATACTGGTACAAGAAATGCAATTCTAAATGGGTTGGAGATTATGAAAATGAGTAATTCAGTAGACAGTTTGGATGGAGAGTTTGGTGTTGATGGTAGCACAACTGGTTCATCCCACCGTGGTACAGTAGCTGCAGTTGGATTTGCAATGATGTTTGGAGCATTTGTTGGACTTGGTGCTATGATGATTAAATGGCACAAGAGACCCAAAGATTGGCAAAAGAGAAATAGCTTTTCTTCTTGGTTGCTTCCTTTGCATACTGGTGACACAAGCTTCATGACTAGCAAGACCTCAACCAGGAATGGCTTAAACTCAACTTTAGGCCTAGGCAGGTACTTCTCCTTGGCAGAGTTGCAAGAagcaacaaacaactttgataaAAGTGCAGTTATCGGCGTTGGAGGATTTGGCAATGTGTATCTTGGCGTGATCGATGATGGAACCAAAGTTGCTGTCAAGAGGGGAAACCCGCAATCTGAACAAGGTATCACAGAGTTTGAAACAGAAATCCAAATGTTATCTAAGCTCAGGCATAGGCATTTGGTGTCACTTATTGGCTACTGTGATGAGAATTCAGAAATGATCCTGGTTTATGAATACATGTCTAATGGACCATTTAGAGATCACTTGTATGGAAAAAATCTGCCACCATTGTCATGGAAGCAAAGACTGGAGATATGTATTGGTGCTGCTCGTGGACTTCACTATCTACACACTGGAACTGCACAAGGTATCATTCACCGCGATGTTAAGACCACAAACATTTTGCTTGATGATCAATTTGTTGCCAAGGTTGCAGATTTTGGACTCTCCAAAGATGCACCAATGGGACAGGGTCATGTAAGTACTGCAGTGAAGGGAAGTTTTGGGTATCTAGACCCGGAGTACTTCAGGCGGCAACAATTGACAGAGAAATCAGATGTGTACTCATTTGGTGTGGTTCTGTTTGAGGTATTATGTGCAAGGCCTGCAATTAATCCAGCACTACCAAGAGAACAAGTAAATTTGGCTGATTGGGCAATGCAATGGAAGAGAAAAGGCTTGCTTGAAAAGGTTATTGACCCCCATCTCTTAGGAACTATCAATCCTGAATCAATGAAGAAGTTTGCTGAAGCTGCAGAGAAGTGTTTGGCTGATTATGGTGTAGACAGGCCTACAATGGGAGATGTATTGTGGAACTTAGAGTATGCTTTGCAATTGCAAGAAGCTTTCACAAAAGGAAAATCTGAGGATGATGAATCTACTAGTGTATCCACTGCTCACACTTCAGTCTCCGATAATCATCCGGTTACTCAACCGGAGGAGAACACAGGACCGGCGCAAGTTCGGGCTATCGATGACCATTCAGGAACTGCAATGTTTGCCCAGTTTTCAGAGCTTAACGGTaggtaa
- the LOC123213625 gene encoding bifunctional phosphatase IMPL2, chloroplastic has translation MHSQLHFLSLSSKPLTLFPSTSIRNASTLNLRQNDDARLCLHLPSLNLLSLSLQSRAVKVSSMASNSNICNCAVANGVGEPDLGLLAEVGNKVADAAGEVIRKYFRSKFEILDKEDLSPVTIADRTAEEAMVSIILENFPSHAIFGEENGWRCEEKFADYVWVLDPIDGTKSFITGKPLFGTLIALLHRGKPILGIIDQPILKERWIGISGKRTTLNGQEVSTRSCAKLSQAYLYTTSPHLFSGDAEHAFDRVRSKVKVPLYGCDCYAYALLASGYVDLVVESGLKPYDFLALIPVIEGAGGLITDWRGDQLYWEASSDSRPTSFNVVAAGDKQIHQQALEALQWL, from the exons ATGCACTCTCAACTTCACTTCCTCTCCCTCTCCTCCAAACCTCTCACGTTGTTTCCCTCCACTTCTATCCGCAACGCCTCAACACTCAATCTTCGTCAAAACGACGACGCTCGCTTGTGTCTTCATCTTCCCTCGCTTAACcttctttcactttctcttcAATCAAGAGCCGTTAAAGTCTCCTCCATGGCTTCTAATTCTAACATCTGTAATTGCGCCGTCGCCAATGGAGTCGGTGAACCTGACCTCGGTCTCTTGGCTGAAGTCGGCAATAAAGTCGCCGATGCGGCTGGAGAAGTTATTCGCAAATATTTTCGAAGTAAATTTGAAATTCTTGATAAAGAGGACTTGA GTCCTGTAACAATTGCAGATCGAACAGCAGAGGAAGCTATGGTTTCAATTATATTGGAGAATTTTCCTTCTCACGCAAT TTTTGGAGAGGAGAATGGATGGAGGTGTGAAGAGAAGTTTGCTGACTATGTTTGGGTTTTGGATCCAATAGATGGGACTAAGAGTTTTATCACTG GAAAACCCTTGTTTGGTACTCTCATTGCTCTGTTACATCGAGGGAAACCG ATTCTTGGCATAATTGATCAGcctattttgaaagaaagatggattggtATAAGTGGAAAGAGAACTACATTGAATGGGCAAGAAGTGTCTACACGCTCTTGTGCAAAATTGTCACAAGCATATTT ATACACGACAAGCCCTCATCTCTTCAGTGGAGATGCTGAACACGCATTTGATCGTGTGAGAAGCAAG GTGAAAGTGCCATTGTATGGATGTGACTGTTATGCTTATGCCCTTTTGGCTTCAGGCTATGTGGATCTTGTCGTTGAGTCTGGTCTCAAG CCGTATGATTTTCTTGCTCTGATACCTGTAATAGAAGGCGCTGGGGGGCTTATAACTGATTGGAGAGGAGATCAACTTTACTGGGAGGCCTCATCAGATTCACGTCCAACAA GCTTCAATGTGGTGGCTGCGGGAGACAAACAAATTCACCAACAAGCTTTGGAGGCATTACAGTGGCTGTGA
- the LOC123214033 gene encoding embryogenic cell protein 40-like produces MADLRDEYGNPIQLTDELGNPVQLTDECGNPMHLTGVARTKDAAAASQVHGVGIGFPPAAAHVPAGYDVGAQAQLSTEEGHHEHRELKQELEHDRQRQQHVGAEEAMQRSRSSSSSSSEDDGQGLRRKKKGLKEKIKDKLGGSGKHREEHSQTTATTNSPGQQQGHNEKKSSMEKIKEKLPGHHSD; encoded by the exons ATGGCTGATTTACGTGATGAGTATGGGAATCCAATTCAACTGACTGATGAACTCGGGAACCCGGTTCAGTTAACCGACGAATGCGGTAACCCCATGCACCTTACTGGTGTTGCTCGCACCAAAGATGCAGCCGCTGCGAGCCAAGTCCACGGAGTTGGTATTGGTTTTCCACCTGCTGCTGCTCATGTGCCTGCTGGTTATGATGTAGGAGCTCAGGCTCAGCTTTCGACCGAGGAAGGTCATCATGAGCATCGAGAGTTGAAGCAAGAGCTGGAACATGACCGCCAGCGTCAGCAACATGTGGGTGCTGAAGAGGCGATGCAGCGCTCTCGCAGTTCAAGCTCTAGCTCG TCTGAGGATGATGGGCAAGGTTTGAGGAGGAAGAAAAAGGGACTGaaggagaaaataaaagataaacttGGTGGAAGTGGAAAGCACAGGGAGGAGCATTCACAGACCACAGCAACCACCAACTCTCCAGGACAGCAACAAGGGCATAATGAGAAGAAAAGTTCGATGGAGAAGATCAAGGAGAAACTTCCTGGTCATCATTCCGATTAA